A region from the Nitrospirota bacterium genome encodes:
- the rpsL gene encoding 30S ribosomal protein S12 yields the protein MPTIAQLVKNGREKVRIKTKSPALRSCPQKRGVCVRVYTTTPKKPNSALRKVARVRLMNAMEVTAYIPGVGHNLQEHSIVMIRGGRVKDLPGVRYHIIRGTLDSMGVADRRRGRSKYGAKKPK from the coding sequence GTGCCTACTATAGCACAACTGGTAAAAAACGGGCGTGAGAAGGTCAGGATCAAGACCAAAAGTCCGGCGCTGAGATCGTGTCCCCAGAAGAGAGGTGTCTGTGTCAGGGTGTATACCACAACACCGAAAAAGCCCAATTCCGCCTTAAGGAAGGTTGCAAGGGTCAGACTGATGAATGCTATGGAGGTTACCGCATACATTCCCGGAGTAGGTCATAATCTCCAGGAACATTCCATTGTGATGATAAGAGGTGGCAGAGTAAAGGATCTTCCCGGTGTACGGTATCACATCATCAGAGGAACTCTGGATTCCATGGGAGTTGCCGACAGGAGGCGGGGGAGATCAAAATACGGGGCAAAAAAGCCTAAATAA
- the rpsG gene encoding 30S ribosomal protein S7, with translation MPRRRVAEKRDILPDPKFNSKIVSKFINALMESGKKSTAEQICYRAFDILKQKTGNDPLKVFKTALENAKPVLEVKPRRVGGATYQVPVEIRPHRRTALAFRWIINYSRARNEKTMRERLAGELLDAFNNTGSTIKKKEDTHKMADANKAFAHYRW, from the coding sequence ATGCCAAGAAGAAGAGTTGCAGAAAAAAGAGATATTTTGCCTGATCCGAAATTCAACAGTAAAATCGTCAGCAAATTCATTAATGCCCTGATGGAGAGCGGAAAGAAATCCACTGCAGAGCAGATCTGCTATCGCGCGTTCGATATCCTGAAGCAGAAGACAGGCAACGATCCCCTTAAAGTATTCAAGACGGCTCTCGAAAATGCGAAACCTGTTCTGGAAGTCAAGCCGAGGAGAGTCGGCGGAGCAACATATCAGGTGCCTGTCGAGATCAGGCCTCACAGGCGTACGGCCCTTGCATTCAGGTGGATTATCAATTATTCAAGGGCAAGAAATGAAAAGACCATGCGGGAAAGGCTTGCAGGAGAGTTGCTGGATGCGTTTAACAATACGGGGTCTACGATCAAGAAAAAAGAAGATACCCACAAAATGGCAGATGCCAATAAGGCTTTTGCACATTATAGATGGTAG